The following are from one region of the Bacteroidota bacterium genome:
- a CDS encoding deoxyribodipyrimidine photo-lyase: MSAHTPEVTAFWFRRDLRLNDNAGLYHALKSGKPVLAVFIFDREILDKLEDKSDRRLVFIHRALQDLADELAALGSVLITRYGKPAEVWPQLLREFNIKVVYTNRDYEPYARQRDKAIGEMLTANGVGFHLAKDQVIFEKNEVTKDDGKPYTVFTPYKNRWRATLTDFYLKPYPNQKYFGNFLKHPAKPLIPLQEMGFADMPEAFPAKTVTADLLKHYSERRDIPSLPATSRLSVHLRFGTVSIRSLVAQALPLSEHWTNELIWREFYQQIIWHFPHVVGGAFKKEYDRIEWRTDEADFKRWCEGRTGYPIVDAGMRELNATGFMHNRVRMITACFLTKHLFMDWRWGEAYFAAKLIDFELASNNGGWQWAAGTGTDAAPYFRIFNPTSQQEKFDKQFAYIKKWVPEWGTAAYPKPMVEHTFARNRCLENYKKALGK; encoded by the coding sequence ATGTCTGCACATACACCGGAAGTAACCGCTTTCTGGTTTCGCCGCGATTTGCGGCTCAATGACAATGCCGGTTTGTATCATGCCCTGAAAAGCGGAAAACCTGTGCTGGCGGTATTTATTTTCGACCGCGAAATTCTCGATAAACTAGAGGATAAGTCTGACCGCAGGCTGGTGTTTATTCACCGCGCCCTTCAGGATTTGGCTGATGAACTGGCTGCTTTGGGCAGTGTGCTTATTACCCGCTACGGAAAACCAGCCGAAGTGTGGCCGCAGCTCCTGCGCGAATTCAATATAAAAGTTGTTTATACCAACCGCGATTATGAACCGTATGCCCGCCAGCGCGACAAAGCCATTGGCGAAATGCTTACCGCAAACGGCGTTGGTTTTCATCTTGCCAAAGACCAGGTAATTTTCGAGAAAAACGAAGTGACCAAAGACGACGGCAAGCCTTACACCGTGTTTACACCCTACAAAAACCGCTGGCGCGCCACGCTTACCGATTTTTACCTCAAACCCTATCCCAACCAAAAATACTTCGGCAATTTCCTGAAGCATCCTGCCAAACCGCTTATTCCGCTGCAGGAAATGGGTTTTGCTGATATGCCCGAAGCATTTCCCGCCAAAACCGTTACCGCCGACCTGCTCAAACATTACTCCGAACGCCGCGATATTCCATCGTTGCCCGCTACCTCGCGGCTGAGCGTGCATCTCCGCTTTGGCACGGTAAGCATCCGCAGCCTTGTGGCGCAGGCGCTGCCGCTGAGCGAGCACTGGACCAACGAACTCATCTGGCGCGAATTTTACCAGCAAATCATCTGGCATTTTCCGCACGTGGTAGGCGGCGCTTTCAAAAAGGAATACGACCGCATTGAATGGCGCACCGATGAGGCCGACTTTAAACGCTGGTGCGAAGGCCGCACAGGTTATCCTATTGTGGATGCCGGCATGCGCGAACTCAATGCCACCGGTTTTATGCACAACCGCGTGCGCATGATTACGGCCTGCTTCCTCACCAAGCATTTGTTTATGGACTGGCGCTGGGGCGAGGCTTATTTCGCGGCAAAACTTATTGATTTTGAGCTGGCCTCCAACAACGGCGGCTGGCAGTGGGCCGCAGGCACCGGAACCGATGCTGCGCCTTACTTCCGCATCTTCAATCCCACCTCGCAGCAGGAAAAATTCGACAAGCAGTTTGCCTATATCAAAAAATGGGTGCCGGAATGGGGCACCGCCGCTTACCCGAAACCCATGGTAGAGCACACGTTTGCGCGCAACCGCTGTTTGGAGAATTACAAGAAAGCACTGGGGAAGTAA